A window of Cytobacillus sp. FSL H8-0458 genomic DNA:
GTATCAGGCCGTTCGGACCGAAACAAATCAGCAACGATCAATATGTCCATTGCTATACACAATGTAAGCCACCTTCAAAGGGTTGTAGAGCGGATTAAGCAAATCCCTGATATTTATGCGGTAAGAAGGATTATGAACTAAAGGGAGCAGAAAGAATGCGAGTTGTAGTGCAGCGAAGCAAAGAGGCCAGCGTAACGGTGGATGGAGAAACCGTTGGAAGCATCAAAAAGGGGTTTGTTTTGCTCGTTGGAGTCACCCACGAAGATAAAGAAGAGGATGCAGCTTTTCTGGCTGATAAGATAGCCAATCTTCGCGTCTTTGAAGACGATGCCGGCAAAATGAATCTATCACTGCTCGATCAGGAAGGTGAAATTCTTTCGGTCTCGCAATTTACATTATATGGAGATTGCCGAAAGGGCAGACGGCCCAATTTCATGGAAGCGGCAAAGCCTGATCATGCTGTGGAAATCTATGATGCTTTCAACCGGTTTTTAGAAGCTAAAGGTCTGAAAGTGGAAACAGGTAAATTCGGAGCTATGATGGATGTCCAATTAACCAATGACGGGCCTGTAACCTTAATTCTAGAAAGTAATTAAAACTCTTTATTAATGAATGCAAAAAGCCCCGGCGTCATTGCCGGGGCTTTTTGCTAATTCTTAAAATATCGTGCAAGCCCCTGATAAATTCCTGCTGCTGCTGATTGCTGATACTTTGCAGAAGCTATCAGGGCTTCTTCTGCAGGATTGCTCAGGTATCCAAGTTCGATCAGAACGGCATTTCGTTTGTTCTCTCTGATTACATGATAATCTCCGACTCTATAACCCCGATCTCTCAGGTTTGTCATTGCTGTTACATTGGAGTGGATATTGGCTGCAATTTCCTTTTGGAAAGGATGGTAGTAATAGGTTGTTGCTCCTCTTGCAGTCCGGTCCGGAGTGCTGTCATAATGAATGCTGATAAAAGCATCTGCATTATGATGATGTGAGATCCCTACTCTCGAAGGCAGCGGCAAATAGGTATCCCCGCTCCTGGTCAGAATGACATTAGCCCCGGCAGCCCTTAATTTTTCGGCGAGCAATTGAGCGGTCCTGATTGTAATATCCTTTTCACGTGTCCCTCTGGCTCCTGTTGTCCCGTTATCACGGCCCCCATGACCTGGATCAAGTACAATTGTTTTATTTTTTAAATGTTTTTCTGCTCCCGGCTTAGTTACTGCAGGTGCGGATCCTTCAACCGTGACGATCCAGCCGGCTACAAAACCCTTTCCGCCGTTTGGCAGGCGAATTTCATACCAATCATTATTCAGACTGATAATTTCAAAGCTGTCTCCTTTATTTGCCCTGTAAACGACAGCTGACTGGGTACTCGCTTTTTTTCTAATATTTGATCCGTTATGTAATATAATTGCAGAACTGCCGTTTACGTTTTGCTGAGATGAGCTGGAATTCTTTTCGGCTGTTATGTCTATGAACCAGCTTGCAGCCCATCCATAAGAACCAGGCTGAAATTCAATCTTTACCCAATTATCAGCTTCTTCAAGAATGGAGAAAGCTTGGCCTTTGGCAACTGAACCAATTGGTTTCCCATTTAACGATGCTTTGTTTCTTACGGTTAAAGAGGTTGCAGTTACAGTGCCGGTTTTTCCGGATGATGACTGTTTTGGTTTGCTTTCTGATTGTGAGGATTGAACAGTAATATATTGGCTGCTGATCCATCCTGTATTTCCCGAGAAAGAGATTTCTGTCCAGCTGTTATTTTTAGAAAGCACCGCAACTGTCTCCCCCGAATTAAGTTTGCCAATGATGTCACTTTGAAGAGAAGGCTTGTTTCTCACATTAAGAGAGTTTGCCGTGATCTTCCCGGTTTGACTGCTGCTGGATGAATTTTTCTTTCGTGTGCCGCTGAATTTGACAAATTCCCTTGCCACCCATCCATCTCCATAAGGTGTTTGAATCTTAACCCAGCTTCCTTCTGTGCTCTTGACCTTATAGGCTGTTCCTTTTTGGATAGTCCCCAGAACCCCGTAACTTGTACCAGGACCCTTTCTCACCCTAAGGCCATCTGTTGTGATAACTGCCTGGGAATTGTCACCTGCCGTTTTTTCTCCTGACTGATTTGAAGTCATATTGGAAACAAGCCAGCTTGCGACATAACCATTTTCTCCCTGGAAATTAATTTTAATCCATTCTCCTTCACGGGAAAGGGCATTAAATTGATCTCCTTTCTGGGCTTGTCCCAGAATGGGGTAGCTTAAACCTGGTCCTTGACGGACGTTAAGATTGTTGGTGGTGATTGTTACAGAACTGTTTTCAGCTTTAACTTGAGTTTCCGTCTGTGATATGCCAGCTAAAAGCATAAGGCATATCACGAGAATAAGTGGCTTTCTTTTTTTCAACAGGCTGCCTCCTTTCATAATTAAAATCCTTATTAAAAGAAAAACAAACAAGGTGCCGGCAGTCAAGATAACTTTGGTCCTAAAATACTTCTGCATCTTGTTCAATATCCCTTCTAATATCGGTTTATCAGCAATCATTTTTAGCTGGGGATTTTATTTGTCCCGTTATGAAACATTTCATCTGTAAATGGCAAGAATAGAACAGACTACATAAAAAAGGGTGAGCACAATGAGATTTGGAGAAAAAGGGATGTCTGCACAATCTGGTGAAAATCAGCTGTTCGGGGTAGATTTTCATGATTTTATACAAAAAGAACAGAACTCAAACATGATTGAACTCGCGTCAGAGTTTGGACTTTCTCTCAGGGATGTAAGAAAACTGAAAAAAAGGCTGGAACGATCATAGCATGTTTTTAGTCTTGACATTGTCGGAAATGCTCCGTATTATAATATAAATAAAATGACAAAACAATTAAATGTCTAGCTGCAGCGCCAGACCATGGCGTTTCTGCTTTTCGATAATAAACCATTGATGGAGAAGAGTAGTTAAACCCCACATGAATAGAGAGAGAATGCCGCCCGGCTGAAAGCATTCTCACATGATGATTTAACGAAAGAACACTTCGTAGGTTTCTCTCTGAAAAAGGCCTGATCTTTAGTAGGAGCTGAACGTTAACAGGCGTTAACTGTAAAAGAGGAAGTCTATTCATAGGCTTCAACTAGGGTGGCACCACGGGAAAAAACAGGCTCTCGTCCCTTGTATTTAATATACAAGGAGGCGGGGGTTTTTTTATTTTTGCGATTGCAGCTCTAAAATTCATACATACTCATCATTTTGCATTAGGAGGTAATTTTCATGTCAATTCGAATACCGAGGGGAACGCAGGACATTCTGCCGGGAGAAGTTGAGAAATGGCAATTGATTGAAGAAAAGGCAAGGGAGCTTTGTGAGAAGTTTCAATATCGAGAGATCAGAACACCTATATTCGAACATACAGAATTATTTCTTCGCAGTGTTGGAGATACAACGGATATTGTTCAAAAAGAGATGTACACGTTTGAAGACCGCGGCGGCCGCAGTCTGACCCTTCGACCTGAAGGAACAGCTTCAACTGTAAGGTCGTTTGTTGAGCATAAAATGCATGGCGATGCAAGCCAGCCTGTAAAGCTTTATTATATGGGGCCTATGTTCCGTTATGAGCGCCCACAAGCAGGACGTTTCCGCCAGTTTGTCCAATTCGGCGTCGAAGCGATCGGCAGTGCTGATCCGGCAATCGATGCAGAAGTAATTGCACTGGCAATGTCACTTTATAAAAGCATGGGCCTGCAAAAGCTTAAATTGATAGTGAACAGCCTGGGAGATAAAGAAAGCCGAACTGCACACAGAGAGGCCTTGGTCAACCACTTCAAGCCGCGGATTGGTGAGTTTTGCCAGGACTGCCAGAACCGTCTTGAGAAAAATCCAATGCGCATCCTGGACTGTAAACAAGACCGTGAACATGAACTTATGAAATCTGCTCCATCCATTATTGATTATTTAAACGATTATTCAAAAGCCTACTTTGAGAAGGTTCAAAAGTATTTAAAAAACCTGGATATTGACTTTACGGTCGATCCAAATCTTGTTCGCGGCCTGGATTATTACAATCATACGGCCTTTGAAATTATGAGTGATTCCGAAGGTTTCGGAGCCATTACTACTCTTTGCGGCGGCGGACGATACAATGGCCTCACTGAGGAAATTGGCGGTCCTGAAGCGCCGGGAATTGGGTTTGCTTTAAGTATAGAGCGATTCATTGCTGCTCTTGAAGCGGAAAAGGTCGATCTGCCTCTTGCTAAGACCATTGATTGCTACCTTGTATCCCTTGGAGAGGAAGCCAAGGATTACACAGTCGGCCTTCTTCAAAAACTGCGGATGGCAGGATATTCTGCTGAAAGAGATTATCTTGACAGAAAAATAAAAGCACAGTTTAAAGCAGCAGACCGTTCAAATGCGAAATTTGTTGCTGTCCTGGGCGAAGATGAACTTAAAGCGAATAAAATTAATGTAAAATCGATGGAATCAGGGGAGCAAACAGAGGTTGAACTTGATTCGTTTATAGAGAAATTCACAGCACTTTATCAATCATAAACATGTGTTTACAGGAGGAATTAGTATGTTTGGGCGAACGTATTTTTGCGGGGAAGTAACTGAAAAAGCTATAGGAGAAAAAGTAAGCTTAAAAGGCTGGGTGCAAAAGCGCCGGGATCTGG
This region includes:
- the dtd gene encoding D-aminoacyl-tRNA deacylase translates to MRVVVQRSKEASVTVDGETVGSIKKGFVLLVGVTHEDKEEDAAFLADKIANLRVFEDDAGKMNLSLLDQEGEILSVSQFTLYGDCRKGRRPNFMEAAKPDHAVEIYDAFNRFLEAKGLKVETGKFGAMMDVQLTNDGPVTLILESN
- the hisS gene encoding histidine--tRNA ligase, translating into MSIRIPRGTQDILPGEVEKWQLIEEKARELCEKFQYREIRTPIFEHTELFLRSVGDTTDIVQKEMYTFEDRGGRSLTLRPEGTASTVRSFVEHKMHGDASQPVKLYYMGPMFRYERPQAGRFRQFVQFGVEAIGSADPAIDAEVIALAMSLYKSMGLQKLKLIVNSLGDKESRTAHREALVNHFKPRIGEFCQDCQNRLEKNPMRILDCKQDREHELMKSAPSIIDYLNDYSKAYFEKVQKYLKNLDIDFTVDPNLVRGLDYYNHTAFEIMSDSEGFGAITTLCGGGRYNGLTEEIGGPEAPGIGFALSIERFIAALEAEKVDLPLAKTIDCYLVSLGEEAKDYTVGLLQKLRMAGYSAERDYLDRKIKAQFKAADRSNAKFVAVLGEDELKANKINVKSMESGEQTEVELDSFIEKFTALYQS
- a CDS encoding SH3 domain-containing protein: MKKRKPLILVICLMLLAGISQTETQVKAENSSVTITTNNLNVRQGPGLSYPILGQAQKGDQFNALSREGEWIKINFQGENGYVASWLVSNMTSNQSGEKTAGDNSQAVITTDGLRVRKGPGTSYGVLGTIQKGTAYKVKSTEGSWVKIQTPYGDGWVAREFVKFSGTRKKNSSSSSQTGKITANSLNVRNKPSLQSDIIGKLNSGETVAVLSKNNSWTEISFSGNTGWISSQYITVQSSQSESKPKQSSSGKTGTVTATSLTVRNKASLNGKPIGSVAKGQAFSILEEADNWVKIEFQPGSYGWAASWFIDITAEKNSSSSQQNVNGSSAIILHNGSNIRKKASTQSAVVYRANKGDSFEIISLNNDWYEIRLPNGGKGFVAGWIVTVEGSAPAVTKPGAEKHLKNKTIVLDPGHGGRDNGTTGARGTREKDITIRTAQLLAEKLRAAGANVILTRSGDTYLPLPSRVGISHHHNADAFISIHYDSTPDRTARGATTYYYHPFQKEIAANIHSNVTAMTNLRDRGYRVGDYHVIRENKRNAVLIELGYLSNPAEEALIASAKYQQSAAAGIYQGLARYFKN